In one window of Henckelia pumila isolate YLH828 chromosome 1, ASM3356847v2, whole genome shotgun sequence DNA:
- the LOC140874658 gene encoding uncharacterized protein isoform X1, whose product MVCFGLGTYVWGRMGRKAGTLYINPKKFGNLQKPCMREMVSFLSCLALSQGNDGKCTRQKSLLSACMDAQTANKRKPWGSINYHLQRLNRGRK is encoded by the exons ATGGTCTGCTTTGGGTTGGGTACATATGTTTGG GGTAGAATGGGCCGGAAAGCTGGTACCTTGTATATTAATCCAAAGAAGTTCGGGAATCTTCAAAAACCTTGTATGAGAGAAATGGTTTCGTTTCTTAGTTGTTTGGCTCTAAGCCAGGGCAACGATGGAAAATGTACTCGGCAGAAGTCACTTTTGAGTGCCTGCATGGATGCTCAG ACTGCTAATAAAAGAAAGCCTTGGGGTAGCATAAACTATCACTTGCAGAGGCTTAACAGAGGAAGAAAGTAG
- the LOC140874658 gene encoding uncharacterized protein isoform X2 → MGRKAGTLYINPKKFGNLQKPCMREMVSFLSCLALSQGNDGKCTRQKSLLSACMDAQTANKRKPWGSINYHLQRLNRGRK, encoded by the exons ATGGGCCGGAAAGCTGGTACCTTGTATATTAATCCAAAGAAGTTCGGGAATCTTCAAAAACCTTGTATGAGAGAAATGGTTTCGTTTCTTAGTTGTTTGGCTCTAAGCCAGGGCAACGATGGAAAATGTACTCGGCAGAAGTCACTTTTGAGTGCCTGCATGGATGCTCAG ACTGCTAATAAAAGAAAGCCTTGGGGTAGCATAAACTATCACTTGCAGAGGCTTAACAGAGGAAGAAAGTAG
- the LOC140875431 gene encoding vacuolar protein sorting-associated protein 9A-like translates to MENSDVFGSSTAPLTWHDFLERMRHPSAAEFVKAIKSFIVSFLNNAPDAERDSASVQEFLNNMETAFRAHSLWAGSSEEELESAGEGLEKYVMTKLFTRVYASVPEDVKADDQLYEKMALVQQFIRPENLDIKPKFQNETSWLLAQKELQKINMYKAPRDKLLCILHCCKVINNLLVNVSVTSNEDHPGADEFLPVLIYVTIKANPPQLHSNLSYIQRFRRQTRLVSEAAYFFTNMLSVESFVMNLDAKALSMDEIEYETNMESARALLSGLSESSDNSYGQADRSFGHVPRGETPEFKAASNSRKHQLQATQPQLQVQSSETGSRSEESLGKDQVSLDKFPSISDLENKGATKVLKEDDINQIFHDFPYLYARAGDLTVSDVEDLLNNYKQLVLKYVCLAKGLGVTVPSPTSIAKESEKNNDLKDISSLVNDLGEGSVSGLENMEPKLPEEETLQTQGDENSLR, encoded by the exons ATGGAGAATTCCGACGTTTTCGGATCGTCGACTGCCCCGCTGACGTGGCACGACTTCCTCGAGCGCATGCGCCACCCCTCCGCCGCCGAATTCGTAAAAGCAATCAAAAG TTTCATAGTGTCATTTTTGAACAACGCACCAGATGCGGAAAGGGACAGTGCATCTGTGCAGGAGTTTCTCAACAATATGGAAACAGCATTCAGGGCTCACTCACTCTGGGCAGGATCTTCAGAAGAAGAGTTAGAGAGTGCGGGTGAA GGCCTGGAGAAGTATGTCATGACAAAGCTATTTACGCGTGTATATGCTTCAGTTCCAGAAGATGTGAAAGCTGACGATCAGCTGTATGAGAAAATGGCTCTGGTTCAACAATTTATTCGACCAGAAAATTTAGATATCAAGCCgaaatttcaaaacgaaacatcATGGTTG CTTGCAcagaaagagctgcagaagatTAACATGTACAAGGCACCTAGAGATAAACTTTTATGCATTCTACATTGTTGTAAGGTTATCAACAACCTACTGGTCAATGTCTCTGTTACATCTAATGAAGATCATCCAGGGGCTGATGAATTTCTCCCAGTTCTCATCTATGTCACCATAAAG GCAAACCCACCTCAACTACACTCCAACTTATCATATATACAACGGTTTAGGCGGCAAACTCGCTTGGTGTCAGAAGCAGCATACTTCTTCACAAACATGCTCTCTGTAGAGTCTTTCGTTATGAACCTTGATGCAAAGGCCCTTTCAATGGATGAAATAGAATATGAAACAAACATGGAATCAGCTCGGGCACTTCTTTCTGGCCTTTCAGAGAGCTCAGACAATTCATACGGTCAAGCAGATCGAAGTTTTGGGCACGTTCCTAGGGGAGAAACACCGGAGTTCAAAGCAGCGTCGAATTCTAGGAAACATCAGCTCCAGGCAACGCAACCTCAATTACAGGTTCAGTCATCTGAAACTGGATCAAGAAGTGAGGAATCTCTCGGAAAAGATCAGGTATCTTTGGATAAATTCCCGTCTATCTCAGACCTGGAAAATAAAGGTGCAACCAAGGTGTTAAAGGAAGATGACATAAACCAAATCTTTCATGATTTCCCGTATCTGTACGCCCGTGCTGGTGATCTGACGGTTAGTGATGTAGAAGATCTGCTAAACAATTACAAGCAGCTGGTGTTGAAGTATGTCTGCCTTGCCAAAGGACTGGGCGTGACTGTCCCATCACCTACCAGTATCGCAAAGGAATCAGAAAAAAACAATGATCTCAAGGACATTTCGAGTTTAGTCAATGACCTAGGCGAAGGATCGGTTTCTGGGTTGGAAAATATGGAACCAAAGTTGCCCGAAGAAGAAACTTTGCAAACTCAAGGGgatgaaaattctctaagatgA